One Thermococcus kodakarensis KOD1 genomic window carries:
- a CDS encoding ATP-binding protein — protein MILKFIDREEELRALEELYAQDKAHLVLIYGRRRVGKTELVKQFINGKKAFYFLAKKEPMELELDRLVRAFNRKFNVFIEAENLEEFFERVKEFGKIAFVIDEFPYWVEEDKGIPSTFQYIWDEVLKDSKVFLVLLGSSISTMESLMSYKNPLYGRRTGQIKLRPLEFFHLKEAFPRYSWEELVKVYGTIDGIPAYFQYFDDSLSVEKNIENNFYNRVSVLYEDAERLLKDELREPTTYLNILKAINDGKAKLTEIANETRVAVTNLPKYLKVLETLDLVKKEYPINQRKRGRGVYRVKDFYHRFWLRFVYPYRDDIEIGAISFEDFQSDFNRYLGEVFESVAGQFLIRMNRLGKLPFRFTKLGRWWHKGEEIDLVALNSITGEAGFFEAKWKNLSEREARGILKDLERKAELTGIPGNYFGLIGKRIEGKESLREKGYLVFDLEDFNEVGEEGR, from the coding sequence ATGATATTAAAATTCATCGATCGGGAAGAGGAGCTCCGGGCACTTGAGGAGCTTTACGCCCAGGACAAGGCTCACCTCGTCCTCATCTACGGCAGGAGAAGGGTGGGAAAGACCGAGCTTGTGAAGCAGTTCATAAATGGAAAGAAGGCCTTCTACTTCCTAGCTAAAAAAGAGCCGATGGAGCTTGAGCTGGATAGGCTCGTAAGGGCCTTCAACAGGAAGTTCAACGTCTTCATCGAGGCTGAGAACCTTGAGGAGTTCTTTGAGAGAGTAAAAGAGTTCGGAAAGATAGCCTTCGTAATAGACGAGTTCCCTTACTGGGTTGAGGAAGATAAGGGGATTCCCTCAACATTCCAGTACATCTGGGATGAGGTGCTGAAGGACTCAAAGGTTTTTCTCGTTCTGCTCGGTTCTTCGATCTCGACGATGGAGAGCCTTATGAGTTACAAGAACCCGCTCTACGGCAGGAGGACTGGTCAGATAAAGCTCCGTCCCCTTGAATTCTTCCACCTGAAGGAGGCTTTCCCGCGCTACAGCTGGGAGGAGCTCGTTAAGGTCTATGGAACTATAGACGGAATTCCAGCTTACTTCCAGTACTTCGATGACTCTCTTTCAGTGGAGAAAAACATCGAGAACAACTTCTACAACCGGGTGAGTGTCCTCTATGAAGACGCCGAGAGGTTGCTGAAAGACGAGCTGAGGGAGCCGACTACGTACCTCAACATCCTGAAGGCCATAAACGACGGAAAGGCGAAGCTCACGGAGATAGCTAATGAGACGAGGGTCGCTGTGACGAACCTCCCGAAGTACCTCAAAGTTCTTGAGACCCTCGACCTCGTAAAGAAGGAGTACCCGATAAACCAGAGAAAGCGCGGGCGCGGTGTTTACAGGGTGAAAGACTTTTACCACCGCTTCTGGCTCCGCTTTGTCTACCCCTACCGCGATGACATAGAGATCGGAGCAATAAGCTTCGAGGACTTCCAGAGCGACTTCAACCGCTACCTCGGCGAGGTCTTCGAGAGCGTTGCCGGACAGTTCCTGATCAGGATGAACCGTCTCGGAAAGCTGCCCTTCAGGTTTACGAAGCTCGGAAGGTGGTGGCACAAGGGGGAGGAGATCGACTTGGTTGCCCTCAACAGCATCACAGGGGAAGCGGGCTTTTTCGAGGCCAAGTGGAAGAACTTGAGCGAAAGGGAAGCGAGGGGAATCCTGAAAGACCTTGAAAGAAAAGCGGAGCTCACGGGAATACCAGGGAATTACTTCGGACTGATCGGGAAGAGGATAGAAGGAAAAGAGAGCCTCAGAGAGAAAGGCTACCTCGTCTTTGACCTCGAGGATTTCAATGAAGTTGGGGAGGAAGGGCGCTGA
- a CDS encoding M20/M25/M40 family metallo-hydrolase: MDVLELLSSLVSFETVNDPARGIRPSRDCPAFIRDTLASWGIESELIERDGYYAVYGEIGEGKPKLLFMAHFDVVPVNREEWETDPFKLTVKGDRAYGRGSADDKGNVASIMLALKELSKEKLDGKVLFAFTGDEEIGGRMAMHIAERLAQEGKLPEYMVNADGIGMKPIIRRRKGFGVTVRVPSEKTMVKGTIKREIFRIRTPVLETRHAAYFLPGVDTHPLIAASHFLRSREAFAVSLEGKFLKGNVVPGEVTLTYVVPGEGEEVEVDVGLTRLLKAVVPFVRAPIKAEKYSDYGVSITPNLYSIKDGKHILKFDVRAMSRLKDEIEQAMREVAEFNLPKAEIEVATNEKAGYLFTHPEEKIVRVTLEVLEELGEKAEPVEGPGAADSRFFTPYGVKAIDFGPRGGNIHGPNEYVEIDSLRKMPALYAELARRLVRE, from the coding sequence ATGGACGTTCTCGAACTCCTCTCAAGCCTTGTGTCCTTTGAGACTGTGAACGACCCGGCCAGGGGGATAAGGCCTTCCAGGGATTGCCCGGCCTTCATAAGGGATACGCTCGCATCGTGGGGGATAGAGAGCGAGCTGATCGAGCGCGACGGCTACTACGCGGTCTACGGTGAGATTGGGGAAGGAAAGCCGAAGCTCCTTTTTATGGCCCACTTCGACGTCGTGCCCGTAAACAGGGAGGAGTGGGAGACCGATCCCTTCAAGCTCACAGTAAAAGGAGACCGCGCCTACGGAAGGGGCAGTGCCGACGACAAGGGCAACGTTGCCTCAATAATGCTCGCACTGAAGGAGCTCTCGAAGGAGAAGCTCGATGGAAAGGTTCTCTTTGCTTTCACGGGCGATGAGGAAATCGGTGGCAGGATGGCGATGCACATAGCTGAAAGGCTTGCTCAAGAGGGAAAACTTCCCGAGTACATGGTGAACGCCGACGGGATTGGAATGAAGCCGATAATCAGAAGGAGGAAGGGCTTTGGAGTTACCGTGCGCGTCCCCTCGGAGAAAACAATGGTTAAGGGCACTATTAAGCGTGAGATCTTCAGGATAAGGACGCCCGTGCTGGAGACGAGGCACGCCGCCTACTTCCTCCCCGGCGTTGATACACACCCTCTCATAGCGGCCTCGCACTTCCTCCGGAGCAGAGAGGCTTTCGCCGTTTCGCTCGAAGGAAAGTTCCTCAAGGGCAACGTCGTGCCGGGTGAAGTGACCCTTACGTACGTTGTTCCCGGCGAGGGTGAGGAAGTCGAGGTTGACGTCGGCCTCACGAGGCTCCTCAAGGCGGTGGTGCCCTTCGTGAGGGCTCCGATAAAAGCGGAGAAGTACAGCGACTACGGCGTCTCGATCACGCCCAATCTGTATTCCATCAAAGACGGGAAGCACATCCTCAAATTTGACGTGAGGGCGATGAGCCGCTTGAAGGACGAGATTGAGCAGGCGATGAGGGAAGTGGCGGAGTTCAACCTTCCGAAGGCGGAGATAGAGGTTGCCACCAATGAAAAGGCGGGCTACCTCTTCACCCACCCGGAGGAAAAGATCGTCAGAGTGACTCTGGAAGTCCTTGAGGAGCTCGGCGAGAAGGCGGAACCGGTGGAGGGGCCTGGAGCGGCAGACTCAAGGTTCTTCACGCCCTACGGGGTGAAGGCGATAGACTTTGGCCCGAGGGGAGGCAACATCCACGGCCCGAACGAGTACGTTGAGATAGACTCGCTCCGCAAGATGCCGGCGCTCTACGCTGAGCTGGCGAGGAGGCTGGTGAGGGAGTAG
- a CDS encoding DUF3267 domain-containing protein → MAMGEDVSGGEFDIFKYYNDVIILSLLLLIGSALTAPWLEVSFRSYWDTLYYLALPLVLTVLLHEGFHALVAKLCGADVGFGISAKYGMVTPYISFRTPLTVKKARYVIVAPILISIAAFLVSWLTRSPFWALLYIFNTAGMAGDFLILLVLSKMPSEAPVWDEGTVMKSEIEFPEPYPIWVSKGLVLLLVLVILVIAANFRVEVEVVYVSNQTNP, encoded by the coding sequence ATGGCGATGGGGGAGGACGTTTCGGGAGGAGAATTTGACATCTTCAAGTACTACAACGACGTCATAATCCTATCCCTGCTTCTGCTCATAGGCTCTGCCCTAACAGCACCCTGGCTTGAAGTGTCGTTTCGTTCATACTGGGATACCCTTTACTACCTTGCTCTTCCGCTCGTCCTTACCGTCCTTCTTCACGAGGGGTTTCACGCCCTTGTGGCAAAGCTCTGCGGCGCTGACGTCGGCTTTGGGATCTCAGCCAAGTATGGAATGGTTACGCCTTACATCAGCTTTAGGACTCCCTTGACAGTTAAGAAAGCGAGATACGTGATAGTGGCTCCTATTTTAATTTCCATTGCTGCCTTCTTAGTCTCGTGGCTTACTCGCTCTCCCTTCTGGGCACTCCTATACATCTTCAACACCGCTGGAATGGCGGGGGACTTTTTGATACTCCTCGTGCTCTCAAAGATGCCGTCTGAAGCCCCTGTGTGGGACGAAGGCACAGTTATGAAGTCGGAAATTGAATTTCCTGAACCTTATCCGATCTGGGTCTCCAAAGGATTAGTTCTGCTCCTTGTTTTGGTTATCCTGGTTATTGCGGCAAACTTCAGGGTGGAGGTTGAGGTAGTCTATGTCTCAAACCAGACCAACCCTTAA
- a CDS encoding polyprenyl synthetase family protein encodes MGKYDELFARIKEKAKDVDRVILELVPEKEPLELYKAARHYPLAGGKRVRPFVVLRAAEAVGGDPEKALYPAASVEFIHNYSLVHDDIMDMDELRRGRPTVHKLWGVNMAILAGDLLFSKAFEAIAKAEVPAEKKARILDVLVRTSNLLCEGQALDIEFETKEEVTVEEYLKMISGKTGALFQGSAEIGAIVGTEDEEYIGALSKWGMNVGIAFQIWDDVLDLIADEEKLGKPVGSDIRKGKKTLIVSHFFEHASEEDKAEFLKVFGKYAGDAKGDALIHDENVKEEVAKAIELLKKYGSIDYAANYAKNLIREANEALKVLPESEARRDLELLAEFLVEREF; translated from the coding sequence ATGGGAAAGTACGATGAGCTGTTTGCAAGGATTAAGGAGAAGGCGAAGGACGTTGATAGGGTCATTCTCGAACTTGTTCCCGAAAAGGAGCCTCTTGAGCTTTATAAAGCTGCTAGACACTACCCTCTTGCAGGTGGAAAGCGCGTTAGGCCCTTCGTCGTCCTCCGCGCGGCCGAGGCAGTTGGCGGCGACCCGGAGAAGGCCCTCTATCCGGCGGCTTCCGTTGAGTTCATCCACAACTACTCCCTCGTTCACGACGATATAATGGACATGGACGAGCTCAGGCGCGGCAGGCCGACCGTCCACAAGCTCTGGGGAGTGAACATGGCAATCCTCGCCGGCGATCTGCTCTTCAGCAAGGCTTTCGAGGCGATAGCCAAAGCGGAAGTCCCAGCCGAGAAGAAGGCGAGAATCCTGGATGTTCTCGTCAGGACTTCCAACCTTCTCTGTGAAGGCCAGGCCCTCGACATAGAGTTCGAGACGAAGGAAGAGGTCACCGTAGAGGAGTACCTCAAGATGATAAGCGGCAAGACCGGCGCGCTCTTCCAGGGCTCGGCAGAGATAGGTGCAATAGTGGGCACGGAGGACGAGGAGTACATCGGGGCCCTCTCAAAGTGGGGCATGAACGTCGGAATAGCCTTCCAGATATGGGACGACGTCCTCGATCTGATTGCCGACGAGGAGAAGCTCGGAAAGCCCGTTGGAAGCGACATAAGGAAGGGTAAGAAGACGCTCATAGTGAGCCACTTCTTTGAGCACGCGAGCGAGGAGGACAAGGCCGAGTTCCTGAAAGTCTTCGGCAAGTATGCTGGCGATGCTAAGGGCGATGCGCTGATACACGACGAGAACGTCAAGGAGGAGGTCGCGAAGGCCATCGAACTCCTCAAGAAGTACGGCAGCATAGACTACGCGGCAAACTATGCCAAGAACCTCATCAGGGAAGCGAACGAGGCCCTCAAGGTTCTCCCTGAGAGCGAAGCCAGGAGAGACCTTGAGCTTCTCGCGGAGTTCCTCGTCGAGAGGGAGTTCTGA
- a CDS encoding RNase J family beta-CASP ribonuclease gives MIRVYTISGYEEVGKNMTAVGYSDGRKEEVVIIDMGIRLDRVLIHEDVNIQQFPTKELQRLGAIPDDSILRNKKVVAITFTHGHLDHIGAVGKIAPHYPDVPIYGTPYTIKLAKSEVKSEQYFEVKNPMYETEFGEIVQVSENLAIEFVRITHSIPQAAMVVVHTPEGAVVHTGDFKFDNNNPLGERPDYKRLKELGKEGVKVLIAESTRVAEPTKTPSEAVAQMLLEDFFLYEGMDEKGLIATTFASHIARLQELIWIANKMGRQAVFVGRSLAKYTGIAKQLGLIKMKGARAVRSPNAIKKVLAEVSGARENYLLVVTGHQGEPGAVLTRMANGELYDIGKQDTVVFSAGTIPNPLNRAQRYILETKLKMKGVRMIKDLHVSGHASREDHRYLLRMLNPENIVPAHGEFRMLTHYAELAEEEGYLIGRDVFVSRNGYTVEIE, from the coding sequence ATGATTAGAGTTTACACAATCAGCGGCTACGAGGAAGTCGGTAAGAACATGACCGCCGTCGGCTATTCTGACGGCAGGAAAGAGGAAGTCGTTATAATTGACATGGGCATAAGGCTCGACCGCGTTCTCATCCACGAGGATGTCAACATTCAGCAGTTCCCGACCAAGGAACTCCAGAGGCTCGGCGCAATACCCGATGATTCAATTCTGAGAAACAAGAAGGTCGTGGCGATAACGTTCACCCACGGCCACCTCGACCACATTGGAGCGGTCGGGAAAATAGCACCTCACTACCCGGACGTTCCGATATACGGGACTCCTTACACGATAAAGCTGGCCAAGAGCGAGGTCAAGAGCGAGCAGTACTTCGAGGTCAAGAACCCGATGTACGAAACGGAATTCGGCGAGATAGTCCAGGTGAGCGAGAACCTGGCGATAGAGTTCGTACGGATAACTCACTCGATACCTCAGGCGGCGATGGTGGTTGTCCACACTCCCGAGGGTGCGGTCGTCCACACCGGCGACTTCAAGTTCGACAACAACAACCCGCTCGGTGAGAGGCCTGACTACAAACGCCTAAAGGAGCTCGGCAAGGAGGGCGTCAAGGTTCTCATAGCCGAATCAACCCGCGTCGCAGAGCCGACTAAGACACCGAGCGAGGCCGTTGCCCAGATGCTCTTGGAAGACTTCTTCCTCTACGAGGGTATGGACGAGAAGGGTCTCATAGCGACCACCTTTGCCAGCCATATAGCCCGTCTCCAGGAGCTTATCTGGATAGCCAACAAGATGGGCAGGCAGGCCGTCTTCGTTGGCAGGTCTCTGGCGAAGTACACCGGAATAGCCAAACAGCTCGGCCTGATAAAGATGAAGGGAGCGAGGGCAGTCAGAAGCCCGAATGCCATAAAGAAAGTCCTCGCTGAAGTCTCTGGAGCGAGGGAGAACTACCTCCTCGTTGTTACGGGCCATCAGGGTGAACCGGGGGCAGTATTGACCAGGATGGCCAACGGTGAGCTCTACGACATAGGAAAGCAGGATACGGTCGTTTTCTCCGCTGGAACGATACCGAACCCCCTCAACAGGGCCCAGCGCTACATCCTGGAGACAAAACTCAAGATGAAGGGCGTCAGGATGATAAAAGATCTCCACGTCTCCGGCCACGCGAGCAGGGAAGACCACCGCTACCTCCTCAGGATGCTCAACCCTGAGAACATCGTTCCGGCCCACGGCGAGTTCAGGATGCTCACCCATTACGCCGAGCTTGCCGAGGAAGAGGGCTACCTGATCGGCAGAGATGTCTTCGTGTCGAGGAACGGATACACGGTTGAGATTGAGTGA
- the fni gene encoding type 2 isopentenyl-diphosphate Delta-isomerase, with protein MGEFDREELTIIRKFEHIEHCLKRNVQAHVTNGFEDVHFVHMSLPEIDKDEIDLSVEFLGRKFDYPIFIAGMTGGTKGSQLAGRINKTLAKAAQELNIPMGVGSQRAMIRKPETWESYYVRDVAPDVFLVGNLGAPQFSETIRERYGLEEALKAVETIQADALAIHMNPLQESVQPEGDTQYRGVLKALAELKAEFPYPIIAKETGAGVSMEVAVRLESIGIDAIDVGGLGGTSWSGVEYYRAKDEIGKDLALRFWDWGIKTAISVAEVRYATELPIIATGGMRDGIAMAKALAMGATFAGVALPLLKPAVKGDVEGVIKILRRYIEEIRNAMFLVGARNVEELRKVPLVITGFTREWLEQRIDLPSYLRNRGI; from the coding sequence ATGGGGGAGTTTGATAGGGAGGAACTCACGATCATCAGGAAGTTCGAGCACATAGAGCACTGCCTCAAGAGGAACGTCCAGGCGCATGTCACCAACGGTTTTGAGGATGTCCACTTCGTCCACATGAGCCTGCCCGAGATTGACAAGGATGAAATCGACCTGAGCGTCGAGTTTCTTGGGAGGAAGTTCGACTATCCGATTTTCATCGCTGGAATGACCGGCGGAACGAAGGGTTCACAGCTCGCGGGGAGGATTAACAAAACCCTTGCCAAAGCCGCCCAGGAGCTCAACATTCCGATGGGCGTTGGCAGTCAGAGGGCCATGATAAGGAAGCCCGAGACCTGGGAGAGCTACTACGTTAGGGACGTTGCTCCCGATGTGTTTCTCGTTGGAAACCTCGGTGCTCCTCAGTTCTCCGAGACAATCAGGGAGCGCTACGGCCTTGAGGAGGCGCTTAAGGCCGTTGAGACGATCCAAGCCGATGCCTTGGCCATCCACATGAACCCGCTCCAGGAGAGCGTCCAGCCCGAGGGGGACACACAGTACAGGGGCGTTTTGAAGGCTTTAGCAGAGCTGAAGGCCGAGTTTCCGTATCCGATAATCGCGAAGGAGACCGGGGCAGGGGTCTCCATGGAGGTCGCGGTGAGGCTTGAGAGCATAGGTATCGACGCCATCGACGTGGGTGGCCTCGGCGGGACGAGCTGGAGCGGTGTGGAGTACTATCGTGCGAAAGATGAGATCGGAAAGGACTTAGCCCTTCGCTTCTGGGACTGGGGCATAAAGACCGCCATCAGCGTTGCGGAAGTTAGGTACGCCACAGAACTCCCGATAATAGCCACAGGCGGGATGAGGGACGGCATAGCGATGGCGAAGGCTTTAGCGATGGGAGCCACCTTCGCGGGTGTTGCTCTGCCACTCCTCAAGCCGGCCGTCAAGGGCGATGTTGAGGGCGTGATAAAAATCCTCAGGCGTTACATAGAGGAGATAAGAAACGCCATGTTCCTCGTCGGGGCCAGAAATGTCGAGGAGCTGAGAAAGGTTCCGCTCGTAATAACGGGCTTCACAAGGGAGTGGCTGGAGCAGAGGATTGACCTGCCCTCTTACTTGAGGAACAGGGGCATCTGA
- a CDS encoding aspartate/glutamate racemase family protein — MKWIGLIGGTTPESTEYYYRKYIEISRELFEPYFFPELVVFSMNFKTFKDNPRGWEGRKEMLIEAAKALERAGAEVIGIAANTPHIVFPDVQEAVNAEMVSIIDAVAEEARRRGLKKLLLLGTKTTMEMPFYREALEKKGFQVVVPDEEERERVNSIIFNELALGKLESKPYLVELIEKYAREGVEGVILGCTELPLAIKPGDVGIEVLDSAEIHMRALIEKAME, encoded by the coding sequence ATGAAATGGATAGGTCTCATCGGCGGAACAACCCCTGAATCAACCGAGTACTACTACCGCAAATACATCGAAATATCGAGGGAGCTCTTCGAGCCCTACTTCTTCCCGGAGCTGGTTGTTTTCTCGATGAACTTCAAGACCTTCAAGGACAACCCGCGCGGCTGGGAAGGGAGGAAGGAGATGCTCATCGAAGCGGCTAAGGCCCTTGAGAGGGCCGGAGCGGAGGTAATCGGCATCGCCGCGAACACGCCGCACATAGTCTTCCCGGACGTTCAGGAGGCCGTGAACGCTGAAATGGTCAGCATAATAGATGCAGTTGCGGAGGAGGCAAGGAGACGCGGCCTTAAAAAGCTCCTCTTGCTCGGAACAAAGACCACGATGGAAATGCCGTTTTACAGGGAGGCTCTCGAAAAGAAGGGCTTCCAGGTTGTAGTTCCAGACGAGGAAGAGCGCGAGAGGGTAAACTCGATAATATTCAACGAGCTGGCCCTGGGCAAGCTTGAGAGCAAGCCGTACCTCGTTGAGCTGATTGAAAAGTACGCCCGGGAAGGCGTTGAGGGTGTAATCTTGGGCTGTACTGAGCTCCCGCTGGCAATAAAGCCCGGCGACGTCGGCATAGAAGTCCTCGACAGCGCAGAGATTCACATGAGGGCGCTCATCGAGAAGGCGATGGAGTGA
- a CDS encoding molybdopterin-binding protein, which produces MFAEVLTIGDELLTGHTVDSNSAFIASKLTEQGYWVRRITTVGDDVEEIKAVVGEILARKPEVLVISGGLGPTHDDVTMLAVAEALGRKLVLCEKCLERIKAFYEKLYSEGYIDDPSLNEGRKKMAYLPEGAEPLENTGGAAPGAFIEHKGVKIFVLPGMPREMKAMLEKEVLPRLGRRKFLQRKFLAEITDESKLAPILREALERFNVRIHSSPKGFGKYIGLIIFAEDEGELEKTVEYLESRGIRLEEA; this is translated from the coding sequence ATGTTCGCCGAAGTCCTCACCATCGGCGATGAGCTTTTGACCGGCCACACCGTCGACAGCAACTCTGCCTTCATAGCCTCGAAGCTGACCGAGCAGGGCTACTGGGTGAGGAGGATAACGACGGTCGGAGACGACGTTGAGGAGATAAAGGCCGTCGTTGGGGAGATACTTGCAAGGAAGCCTGAGGTTCTCGTCATCAGCGGCGGCCTTGGTCCGACTCACGACGACGTTACAATGTTGGCCGTCGCTGAAGCTTTGGGCAGGAAGCTCGTCCTCTGCGAGAAGTGCCTTGAGAGGATAAAGGCCTTCTACGAGAAGCTCTACAGCGAAGGCTACATAGACGACCCGAGTCTGAACGAGGGGCGGAAGAAGATGGCCTATTTGCCAGAGGGGGCGGAGCCGCTTGAGAACACTGGGGGAGCCGCGCCCGGAGCTTTCATCGAGCATAAGGGTGTGAAGATATTCGTCCTTCCAGGTATGCCAAGGGAAATGAAGGCCATGCTTGAGAAGGAAGTCCTTCCAAGACTTGGAAGAAGGAAGTTCCTTCAGAGAAAGTTTCTGGCAGAGATAACCGACGAGAGCAAGCTGGCTCCCATTCTCAGGGAGGCGCTTGAGAGGTTCAATGTCAGAATTCACTCCTCTCCCAAAGGCTTTGGGAAGTACATAGGGCTGATAATTTTTGCCGAGGACGAAGGAGAACTGGAGAAAACCGTTGAGTACCTCGAAAGCAGGGGAATAAGGCTGGAAGAGGCCTGA
- a CDS encoding isopentenyl phosphate kinase, translating to MILIKIGGSVFSDKRGEPENFRTDVVEEIARELAEFYPDEKFVIVHGGGSFGHHYAKEYSIREGLSGSWGIDSWRRLGFSLTHQSMLRANSKFVEIFTDHNLPGFSISTSSLFITERGEILYADIEVIEKLLELDFIPILFGDVSVDVAQGIDILSGDQIMAYLTKMLKPKKAIFLMDVDGIYDGKPGEGTLIPELAREEVPALLERLHCTAAGTDVTGGICNKLRKAYEMAHYSEVWFVNGKVPGRLSGAIRGDGFGTRLR from the coding sequence GTGATACTCATCAAGATCGGCGGTAGCGTCTTCAGTGATAAGAGGGGGGAGCCAGAAAACTTCAGGACGGACGTCGTTGAGGAAATTGCAAGAGAGCTGGCTGAGTTCTATCCCGATGAAAAATTCGTTATAGTCCATGGGGGAGGCAGCTTTGGACACCACTATGCTAAAGAGTACTCCATAAGAGAGGGGCTTTCCGGGAGCTGGGGGATTGACAGCTGGAGGAGACTCGGCTTTTCACTAACTCATCAGTCAATGCTTAGGGCCAATTCCAAGTTCGTTGAGATATTTACTGACCACAACCTTCCAGGGTTTTCAATATCCACTTCCTCCCTGTTCATAACGGAAAGAGGGGAGATACTCTACGCCGACATAGAGGTCATTGAGAAGCTCCTTGAGCTGGATTTCATTCCAATCCTCTTCGGTGATGTTTCCGTTGATGTCGCCCAGGGAATAGACATCCTCTCAGGCGACCAGATAATGGCGTACCTCACGAAAATGCTCAAGCCGAAGAAGGCGATATTCCTCATGGACGTTGACGGCATCTACGACGGAAAACCTGGCGAGGGGACTCTCATTCCGGAACTTGCCCGCGAGGAAGTTCCTGCCCTCCTTGAAAGGCTTCATTGCACCGCCGCCGGGACAGACGTTACCGGGGGGATATGCAACAAGCTGAGGAAAGCCTACGAGATGGCCCACTACTCTGAAGTCTGGTTCGTGAACGGTAAAGTTCCTGGCAGGCTGAGCGGGGCTATTAGGGGGGACGGCTTCGGAACGAGGCTGAGGTGA
- a CDS encoding mevalonate kinase, with protein sequence MSVKRVLASAPAKIILFGEHSVVYGKPAIAAAIDLRTYVSAEFNDTGAIKIEAHDIRTPGLIVSFTEDSIYFESDYGKAAEVLGYVRQAIELVREEADVNGKGITVSITSQIPVGAGLGSSAAVAVATIGAVSRLLGLELSNEEVGKLGHKVELLVQGASSGIDPTVSAIGGFIHYQKGKFEHLPFMELPLVVGYTGSSGSTKELVAMVRKNYEEMPEIFEPILNSMGRLVEKAREVITSDLDRELKFQTLGKLMNINHGLLDALGVSTKKLSELVYAARTAGALGAKITGAGGGGCMYALAPGKQSEVATAITIAGGTPMITKISREGMRIEEVEE encoded by the coding sequence ATGAGCGTTAAAAGGGTTCTTGCCTCGGCACCGGCTAAAATTATCCTCTTTGGAGAGCACAGCGTTGTTTACGGAAAACCCGCCATAGCGGCTGCCATAGACCTGAGGACGTACGTCAGCGCCGAGTTCAACGATACGGGAGCGATAAAGATAGAGGCCCATGACATAAGGACTCCAGGCCTGATAGTTTCCTTCACCGAGGACAGCATCTACTTCGAGAGCGACTACGGAAAGGCCGCTGAAGTTCTCGGCTACGTCAGGCAGGCGATAGAGCTCGTAAGGGAAGAAGCGGACGTAAACGGGAAGGGCATAACCGTCTCGATAACCTCCCAGATTCCCGTCGGCGCTGGTCTTGGAAGCTCTGCTGCCGTTGCCGTTGCGACCATCGGGGCGGTCTCAAGGCTCCTCGGCCTCGAGCTGAGCAACGAGGAGGTTGGAAAGCTCGGCCACAAGGTTGAGCTCCTCGTCCAAGGCGCATCGAGCGGCATCGATCCAACAGTTTCCGCCATAGGCGGCTTCATACACTACCAGAAGGGGAAGTTCGAGCACCTTCCCTTCATGGAGCTTCCACTAGTCGTTGGATACACAGGTTCGAGCGGGTCCACGAAAGAGCTCGTTGCAATGGTCAGGAAAAACTACGAGGAGATGCCAGAGATATTCGAGCCGATATTGAACTCAATGGGCAGGCTCGTTGAGAAGGCCAGGGAAGTCATCACCTCCGACCTCGACAGGGAACTGAAGTTCCAGACACTCGGGAAGCTAATGAACATAAACCACGGCCTCCTCGATGCTCTTGGCGTCTCGACCAAGAAGCTCAGCGAGCTGGTTTACGCTGCCAGAACCGCCGGCGCTCTTGGAGCAAAAATTACCGGTGCTGGTGGCGGTGGCTGTATGTACGCCCTCGCCCCTGGGAAGCAGAGCGAGGTGGCAACGGCCATAACCATAGCCGGCGGAACGCCGATGATAACGAAGATAAGCAGGGAGGGCATGAGGATTGAGGAGGTGGAAGAGTGA